A single Prevotella sp. E15-22 DNA region contains:
- a CDS encoding GH3 auxin-responsive promoter family protein translates to MSLTGLVRPLFANRWRELEKHINEGEQLQRQVLAHLVQKAQDTEYGRKHLFSTTKSYEDFVRNNPVNTYEELKGDIDRMRQGESDVLWPGRVKWYAKSSGTTNDKSKFIPVSPDGLKRVHYKGGADVVTLYLRNNPQSRMFDGKGLILGGSHAPNYNLPGSLVGDLSAILIENINPLVNMVRVPSKKTALLSDFEIKRDRIAREALNKNVTNISGVPSWMLSVLNRVMEISGKTHLEEVWPNLEVFFHGGVAFTPYREQYEKLITSAKMHYMETYNASEGFFGIQDDPADKSMLLMLDYDVFYEFQEMGTDNIVPLWGVEAGKNYAMLISTSCGLWRYMLGDTVKFTSTNPYKFIISGRTKSFINAFGEELIVDNAEQGLKYACELTGAQVLEYTAAPVFMDQNAKCRHQWLIEFSKAPESIEQFADILDRRLQELNSDYEAKRYKDITLQHLEIIPAREGLFNDWLKAKGKLGGQHKVPRLSNSREHLEELLKMNGPTPNPSL, encoded by the coding sequence ATGAGTCTGACAGGATTAGTAAGACCGCTGTTTGCCAATAGATGGCGGGAACTGGAAAAACATATCAACGAGGGCGAGCAACTACAACGCCAGGTGCTGGCCCATTTGGTGCAGAAAGCTCAGGACACAGAATACGGACGCAAGCATCTGTTCAGCACCACAAAGAGTTACGAGGACTTTGTGCGCAACAACCCCGTGAATACTTATGAAGAACTGAAAGGCGACATCGACCGCATGCGCCAGGGCGAGAGCGATGTGCTGTGGCCAGGCCGCGTGAAGTGGTATGCCAAGTCGAGCGGCACCACCAACGACAAGTCGAAGTTCATTCCCGTCTCGCCCGACGGACTGAAGCGCGTTCACTATAAGGGTGGTGCCGATGTGGTGACCCTTTATCTGAGAAACAACCCTCAGAGTAGGATGTTCGATGGCAAGGGCCTCATCCTGGGTGGCAGTCATGCACCCAACTACAACCTGCCAGGCTCGTTGGTGGGCGACCTCAGTGCCATCCTCATCGAGAACATCAACCCCTTGGTGAACATGGTGCGCGTGCCCTCTAAGAAGACGGCCCTGCTGAGCGATTTCGAGATTAAGCGCGACCGCATTGCACGCGAGGCCTTGAACAAGAATGTGACCAACATTAGTGGTGTGCCCTCATGGATGCTCTCTGTGCTGAATCGCGTCATGGAGATATCTGGCAAGACCCACCTCGAGGAGGTATGGCCCAATCTGGAGGTGTTCTTCCATGGCGGCGTGGCCTTCACCCCCTATCGCGAGCAGTACGAAAAACTCATCACCAGTGCCAAGATGCACTATATGGAGACCTATAATGCCAGCGAGGGCTTCTTCGGCATTCAGGACGACCCTGCCGACAAGTCGATGCTGCTGATGCTCGACTACGACGTCTTCTACGAGTTCCAGGAGATGGGCACCGACAATATCGTGCCCCTGTGGGGTGTCGAGGCTGGCAAGAACTACGCCATGCTCATCTCCACCTCGTGTGGTCTGTGGCGCTATATGCTGGGCGACACGGTGAAGTTCACATCCACCAACCCCTATAAGTTCATCATCTCTGGTCGCACCAAGAGCTTCATCAACGCCTTTGGCGAGGAACTCATCGTCGACAATGCCGAGCAGGGATTGAAGTATGCCTGCGAGTTGACAGGCGCCCAGGTGCTGGAGTATACCGCTGCGCCTGTCTTCATGGACCAGAACGCCAAGTGTCGCCACCAGTGGCTCATCGAGTTCTCGAAGGCCCCTGAGAGCATAGAGCAGTTTGCCGACATCCTGGACCGCAGACTCCAGGAGCTGAACAGCGACTACGAGGCCAAGCGCTATAAGGACATCACCCTGCAGCACCTTGAGATTATCCCTGCCCGCGAAGGTCTGTTCAACGACTGGCTGAAGGCCAAGGGCAAACTGGGCGGCCAGCACAAGGTGCCCCGT
- a CDS encoding aldo/keto reductase encodes MENYVADALRYDSGMKYERCGHSGVLLPKVSLGFWHNFGGDDSYDRAKAIARYAFDHGVVHFDLANNYGPPYGSAEETLGRLMDEDFRPYRDELFIATKAGYDMWAGPYGNWGSRKYLMASLDQSLKRMHLDYVDLFYSHRYDPETPLEETLQALVDTVRSGKALYVGISRWPLEATKVAEKYLREHDVPLLIYQGKLNMLNREPMDTGVLDFCAEKGIGFISFSPLAQGLLTDRYLNGIPADSRMSKGKFLKESMLTDELLTQLRQYNAEALAQGKPLSQMALEWILKQRGVTSVLVGASSTEQLQKNLMCVNS; translated from the coding sequence ATGGAGAATTATGTTGCTGACGCATTGCGCTATGATAGCGGAATGAAATATGAGAGGTGCGGACACTCGGGCGTTTTGCTGCCCAAGGTGTCGTTGGGATTCTGGCATAACTTCGGCGGAGACGACTCCTACGACCGTGCCAAGGCCATTGCCCGCTATGCCTTTGACCATGGTGTGGTGCATTTCGACCTGGCCAACAACTACGGACCGCCTTATGGGTCGGCCGAGGAAACGTTGGGCCGACTGATGGACGAGGACTTCCGTCCCTATCGCGACGAGTTGTTCATCGCCACCAAGGCTGGCTACGACATGTGGGCAGGACCTTACGGCAACTGGGGCTCGAGGAAATATCTGATGGCCTCGCTCGATCAGAGTTTGAAGCGCATGCACCTGGACTATGTGGACCTCTTCTATAGTCACCGCTACGACCCAGAGACGCCCCTGGAGGAAACCTTGCAGGCACTGGTCGACACGGTGCGCAGTGGTAAGGCGCTCTATGTGGGCATCTCACGCTGGCCACTGGAGGCTACGAAGGTGGCCGAGAAATACCTGCGCGAGCATGATGTGCCCCTGCTGATCTATCAGGGCAAGCTGAACATGCTGAACCGTGAGCCCATGGACACGGGCGTTCTTGACTTCTGTGCCGAGAAGGGCATCGGCTTTATCTCGTTCTCGCCCTTGGCACAGGGTTTGCTGACCGACCGCTACCTGAATGGTATTCCTGCGGATTCACGTATGTCGAAAGGGAAGTTTCTGAAGGAGAGCATGCTGACCGACGAACTGCTAACCCAGCTTCGCCAATATAACGCTGAGGCGCTGGCACAGGGAAAACCGCTGTCGCAGATGGCCTTGGAGTGGATTCTCAAGCAGCGCGGCGTGACCTCTGTACTGGTGGGTGCCAGTAGCACGGAGCAGTTGCAGAAAAATCTGATGTGTGTTAATTCATAG
- a CDS encoding pyridoxamine kinase, which translates to MKKVLLVNDVAGYGKVGMAAMLPILSYMGIPAFNLPTALVSNTLDYGDFAQQDTTEYMRKTLPVWKKLGFRFDAICTGLMFSEEQSRLVAQFCREQSEQGCTIFVDPVMGDGGRLYNGIGDAQVKLMREMVGVAHLIFPNYTEACYLADVPFQKDGMTRREACELLDKLVKLGPTSVLITSCFIDNKNQVCGYDAATGKYFFHDYDEIPGIFHGTGDIFSAVLIGHLMKQESLSASTRQAMDVVREMIYRNRDVDDRCCGIFIERCLDLL; encoded by the coding sequence TTGAAAAAGGTTCTTTTAGTAAACGATGTTGCAGGATATGGCAAGGTGGGCATGGCGGCCATGCTGCCTATCCTCTCGTATATGGGTATCCCTGCCTTTAACCTGCCCACAGCACTGGTATCTAACACGCTGGACTATGGCGATTTTGCCCAGCAGGATACCACGGAGTATATGCGGAAGACGCTGCCCGTATGGAAAAAGCTGGGCTTCCGTTTTGATGCCATCTGCACTGGACTGATGTTCAGCGAGGAGCAGTCGCGCCTGGTGGCGCAGTTCTGTCGCGAGCAGTCAGAACAGGGTTGTACCATCTTTGTCGACCCAGTGATGGGCGACGGCGGTCGACTGTATAACGGTATTGGTGATGCGCAGGTGAAGCTGATGCGCGAGATGGTGGGTGTGGCTCATCTGATATTCCCTAACTATACGGAGGCTTGCTATCTGGCTGATGTGCCTTTCCAAAAGGATGGAATGACGCGTCGCGAGGCTTGCGAGTTGCTGGATAAGTTGGTGAAGTTAGGCCCTACTTCGGTGCTGATCACCAGTTGCTTCATCGACAACAAGAACCAGGTGTGTGGCTACGATGCCGCCACAGGCAAGTATTTCTTCCACGACTACGACGAGATTCCTGGCATCTTCCATGGCACAGGCGACATCTTCTCGGCTGTACTCATCGGTCATCTGATGAAGCAGGAGTCGCTGTCGGCCAGCACGCGTCAGGCCATGGACGTGGTGCGAGAAATGATATACCGCAACCGCGATGTGGATGATCGCTGCTGCGGCATATTCATTGAGCGTTGTCTGGACTTGCTGTAG
- a CDS encoding glycoside hydrolase family 43 protein, which yields MKLTTIIDMKHLLAITMALLTFTAVSAQTEQANTPLTATSKKRVAVHDPSVVYNSKSKRYYIFGSHKAGAFTSDLMNWTQANPKWKVGNNTNASNRTAFVTPAVTKVKKGGEEVDFPAFNAMDWAARTDSEYNIDGNMWAPDVIWNPTMNKWCMYLSINGDAWHSSIILLTADNITGPYLYQGPVVISGFDNGNHSFKDTDVELVLGPLNTLPSRYNSPWAHTSKPSLPNNIDPCVFYDEEGKLWIAYGSWSGGIFMLELDEETGLRDYDVTYSTSNGDPYFGKRIAGGYYVSGEGPYIEHIGNYYYLFMSYGYFSPDGGYEMRVFRSTKPDGPYKDATSRSAIFSSYVMNYGTGNSDTRGMKMMGAYNNWGTQTVGECAQGHNSIIAAPDGRTYLVYHTKFNNGTIAHEVRVHQVFQNKNGWLVVAPFEYNGETVTDEQIASTQPFTTEMLTGTYSVLIHKYKMDYKNMEEVTPISITFSADGKVTGDKTGTWSIDEGTGYIKVSLGGTAYNGVVFTEKMDGTNTPVISITAISNSGVSLWAYNTTTSLTGIHSVENSQSQKDTWHRLDGRRLSSKPTTKGLYIQNGKKILVR from the coding sequence ATGAAACTAACTACTATTATCGACATGAAACACCTATTGGCAATCACCATGGCACTGCTCACATTTACTGCAGTAAGTGCACAAACAGAACAGGCTAACACACCACTTACGGCCACCAGTAAAAAGCGCGTTGCCGTGCACGACCCATCGGTGGTGTATAACTCCAAAAGCAAACGCTATTATATCTTTGGTTCGCACAAGGCCGGTGCCTTTACCTCCGACCTGATGAACTGGACCCAGGCCAACCCCAAATGGAAGGTGGGAAACAACACCAACGCATCTAACCGTACTGCTTTTGTGACCCCTGCCGTCACAAAGGTGAAGAAGGGCGGCGAGGAGGTGGACTTCCCCGCCTTTAATGCCATGGACTGGGCTGCCCGAACCGATAGCGAATATAATATTGACGGCAACATGTGGGCACCCGATGTCATCTGGAACCCCACGATGAACAAATGGTGTATGTATCTGAGTATCAACGGCGATGCCTGGCATTCCAGCATCATCCTGCTCACGGCCGACAACATCACAGGCCCTTATCTGTATCAAGGTCCTGTGGTTATCAGTGGCTTCGACAATGGCAACCATAGCTTTAAAGACACCGATGTAGAGTTGGTGTTGGGCCCACTCAACACCCTACCCTCGCGCTATAACAGTCCCTGGGCCCACACCTCTAAACCCAGTCTGCCCAACAACATCGACCCCTGCGTGTTCTACGACGAAGAAGGTAAGCTGTGGATAGCCTACGGCTCGTGGTCGGGCGGCATCTTCATGCTCGAACTAGACGAGGAGACAGGCTTGCGCGACTACGACGTGACCTATTCCACCAGCAATGGCGACCCCTATTTCGGCAAGCGCATCGCCGGCGGCTACTACGTCTCTGGCGAAGGTCCTTATATTGAGCATATCGGCAACTACTACTATCTCTTTATGAGTTACGGCTATTTCTCGCCAGACGGTGGCTACGAGATGCGCGTCTTCCGTTCTACCAAGCCCGACGGCCCTTATAAGGATGCCACCAGCAGGTCGGCCATCTTCTCGTCGTATGTGATGAACTATGGCACAGGCAATAGCGACACGCGTGGCATGAAGATGATGGGTGCCTACAACAACTGGGGCACGCAGACAGTGGGCGAGTGTGCGCAGGGTCATAACTCCATCATCGCCGCCCCCGATGGCCGCACCTATCTGGTTTATCACACCAAGTTCAACAACGGCACCATTGCCCACGAGGTGCGCGTACATCAGGTGTTCCAAAACAAAAATGGCTGGCTGGTGGTGGCCCCATTCGAATATAACGGCGAGACCGTCACCGACGAGCAGATTGCCAGCACGCAGCCATTCACCACAGAGATGCTAACAGGCACCTACAGTGTGCTGATACATAAATACAAGATGGATTATAAAAACATGGAGGAGGTGACACCCATCAGCATCACCTTTTCTGCCGATGGCAAGGTGACAGGCGACAAGACTGGCACCTGGAGCATCGACGAAGGTACAGGCTATATTAAGGTATCACTGGGAGGCACAGCCTATAACGGCGTGGTGTTTACTGAGAAGATGGACGGCACCAACACACCCGTTATCAGCATCACGGCCATCTCCAACTCAGGCGTCAGCCTCTGGGCCTACAACACTACAACGTCGCTGACGGGCATTCACAGTGTTGAGAACAGTCAAAGTCAGAAAGACACCTGGCACCGTCTCGACGGACGCCGCCTCAGCAGTAAGCCCACCACAAAGGGACTCTACATTCAAAACGGGAAAAAGATACTGGTCCGCTAA
- the greA gene encoding transcription elongation factor GreA — MAYMSQEGYDKLIAELKHLEGVERPKASAAIAEARDKGDLSENSEYEAAKEAQAHLESKINQLKVAISEAKIVDTSRLSTDSVQILSKVEMTNLANKARMTYTIVSESEANLREGKISIQTPIAQGLLNHKVGDEVEVKIPRGTIKLRIEKITVG; from the coding sequence ATGGCTTACATGTCACAAGAGGGCTATGATAAACTCATAGCCGAACTGAAACATTTAGAGGGTGTTGAGCGCCCCAAGGCATCGGCCGCCATCGCAGAGGCACGCGACAAGGGCGACCTGAGTGAGAATAGTGAGTACGAGGCTGCCAAGGAGGCTCAGGCTCATCTGGAATCGAAGATTAACCAGCTGAAGGTTGCTATCAGCGAGGCCAAGATAGTTGATACGTCACGTTTGAGCACTGACTCTGTACAGATCCTGTCGAAGGTTGAGATGACCAACCTGGCCAACAAGGCTCGCATGACCTATACCATCGTGAGCGAGAGCGAGGCTAACCTGCGCGAGGGAAAGATCTCGATCCAGACACCTATTGCCCAGGGTCTGCTGAACCACAAGGTGGGCGACGAGGTTGAGGTCAAGATTCCTCGTGGCACCATCAAGCTTCGCATCGAGAAGATCACTGTTGGATAA
- a CDS encoding HIT family protein — protein sequence MDIFSKIAAGEIPSYKCAENDKFYAFLDINPVAKGHTLVIPRREVDYIFDMNDDELAEFQLFAKQVAVALKKAFPCKKVAQVVLGLEVPHAHIHLIPMNSEGDVDFRKEKLHLPNEEMQQIADKILAEFCR from the coding sequence ATGGATATTTTCAGTAAGATTGCTGCTGGCGAGATTCCCAGTTACAAGTGTGCAGAGAACGATAAGTTCTATGCCTTCCTTGACATCAATCCCGTGGCCAAAGGTCACACGTTGGTCATTCCCCGTCGCGAGGTGGACTACATCTTCGATATGAACGACGACGAGCTGGCTGAGTTCCAGCTCTTTGCCAAGCAGGTGGCTGTGGCCCTGAAGAAGGCGTTCCCCTGCAAGAAGGTGGCACAGGTGGTGCTGGGTCTTGAGGTGCCTCACGCACATATTCATCTGATTCCGATGAACAGTGAGGGTGATGTGGACTTCAGAAAAGAAAAGCTGCATCTCCCCAACGAGGAAATGCAGCAGATAGCAGACAAAATTCTTGCGGAATTTTGTAGATAA
- a CDS encoding mannose-1-phosphate guanylyltransferase, translated as MELSTRNYCIILAGGRGKRLWPTSRMERPKQFIDFFGTGRTQLQSTFDRMATILPKENIFICTSLEYDHWVREQLPELSENRILTEPVIRNTAPSVAWGGVCIHRECADARIVVVPSDQVIVREDAFRKNVLDGLNFVGNHDIMLTMGIKPSRPEPGYGYIQMGETTEFEGITKVQSFTEKPEREFATMFMQSGEFLWNTGMFLCNAQHLHDFFMEVIKDMPYRMANLLTMESAEERRQYVKDYYPAYPNLSMDKAALEMTDNVYVMQCDFGWADLGTWHAAYECMQKQDDDNVVIDSQVMMEDCKGNIIKLPKGHVGVINGLEGYIVAEEGDVLLICKKSDSSSLIRKYVNEVGIRFGEKYI; from the coding sequence ATGGAATTATCAACCCGTAATTACTGTATTATCTTGGCCGGCGGCCGAGGTAAGAGACTATGGCCAACAAGTAGGATGGAGCGCCCCAAACAGTTTATCGATTTCTTTGGGACAGGACGCACACAGTTGCAGTCAACCTTCGACCGCATGGCCACTATACTGCCAAAAGAAAACATCTTTATCTGTACCAGTCTGGAATACGACCACTGGGTGCGCGAGCAACTGCCCGAGTTGTCCGAGAACCGCATACTCACAGAGCCCGTCATCCGCAACACAGCCCCCTCGGTGGCTTGGGGTGGTGTGTGCATCCATCGCGAGTGTGCCGATGCGCGCATCGTTGTGGTGCCCTCCGACCAGGTGATTGTACGTGAGGATGCCTTCCGCAAGAACGTGCTCGACGGTCTCAACTTTGTGGGCAACCACGACATCATGCTGACCATGGGCATCAAGCCCTCACGCCCTGAGCCAGGCTACGGCTATATCCAGATGGGCGAGACCACTGAGTTTGAGGGCATCACCAAGGTGCAATCGTTCACAGAGAAGCCAGAGCGCGAGTTTGCCACGATGTTCATGCAGAGCGGAGAGTTCCTGTGGAACACAGGTATGTTCCTCTGTAATGCGCAACACCTGCACGACTTCTTCATGGAGGTTATCAAGGACATGCCCTATCGCATGGCCAACCTGCTCACCATGGAGTCGGCAGAGGAGCGCAGACAGTATGTCAAGGACTACTATCCAGCCTACCCCAACCTGTCGATGGACAAGGCAGCACTCGAGATGACAGACAATGTCTATGTGATGCAGTGCGACTTTGGCTGGGCCGACCTGGGCACGTGGCATGCCGCCTATGAGTGTATGCAGAAGCAGGATGACGACAATGTGGTCATCGACTCGCAGGTGATGATGGAAGACTGCAAGGGCAACATCATCAAACTGCCCAAGGGGCACGTGGGTGTGATCAACGGTTTGGAAGGCTATATCGTGGCCGAGGAAGGCGACGTCCTGTTAATATGCAAAAAGAGCGACTCATCGTCGCTCATTCGCAAGTATGTCAACGAGGTTGGCATACGTTTTGGGGAGAAATATATTTAA